A genomic stretch from Peromyscus eremicus chromosome 6, PerEre_H2_v1, whole genome shotgun sequence includes:
- the LOC131913227 gene encoding elongin-B-like has product MDVFLMIRCHKTTIFTDTKESSTVFELKHIVEGILKLLDDGKTLGECGFTSQTARPQAPATVGLAFRADDAFEALRIEPFSSPPELPDVMKPQDSGGSANEQAVQ; this is encoded by the coding sequence ATGGACGTGTTTCTCATGATCCGGTGCCACAAGACCACCATCTTCACGGACACCAAGGAGTCGAGTACTGTGTTCGAATTAAAGCACATAGTCGAAGGCATCCTCAAGCTCCTTGATGATGGAAAAACTCTGGGCGAGTGTGGCTTCACTAGCCAGACAGCACGGCCCCAGGCCCCAGCCACAGTGGGCCTGGCCTTCCGAGCAGATGATGCCTTTGAAGCCCTGCGCATAGAGCCCTTCTCCAGCCCTCCAGAGCTTCCAGATGTGATGAAGCCACAAGATTCTGGAGGCAGTGCCAATGAGCAAGCTGTGCAGTGA
- the Gatad2b gene encoding transcriptional repressor p66-beta isoform X2 has protein sequence MDRMTEDALRLNLLKRSLDPADERDDVLAKRLKMEGHEAMERLKMLALLKRKDLANLEVPHELPTKQDGSGVKGYEEKLNGNLRPHGDNRTAGRPGKENINDEPVDMSARRSEPDRGRLTPSPDIIVLSDNEASSPRSSSRMEERLKAANLEMFKGKGIEERQQLIKQLRDELRLEEARLVLLKKLRQSQLQKENVVQKTPVVQNAASIVQPSPAHVGQQGLSKLPSRPGAQGIEPQNLRTLQGHSVIRSATNTTLPHMLMSQRVIAPNPAQLQSQRGPPKPGIVRTTTPNMNPAISYQPSSSSVPCQRTTSSAIYMNLASHIQPGTVNRVSSPLPSPSAMSDAANSQAAAKLALRKQLEKTLLEIPPPKPPAPLLHFLPSAANSEFIYMVGLEEVVQSVIDSQGKNCASLLRVEPFVCAQCRTDFTPHWKQEKNGKILCEQCMTSNQKKALKAEHTNRLKNAFVKALQQEQEIEQRLQQQAALSPTTAPAVSSVSKQETIMRHHTLRQAPQPQSSLQRGIPTSARSMLSNFAQAPQLSVPGGLLGMPGVNIAYLNTGIGGHKAPSLADRQREYLLDMIPPRSISQSISGQK, from the exons ATGGATAGAATGACAGAAGATGCTCTTCGCCTGAATCTTTTGAAGAGGAGTTTGGACCCAGCAGATGAGCGAGATGATGTCTTGGCAAAACGACTCAAAATGGAGGGGCATGAGGCCATGGAACGTCTGAAAATGTTGGCACTTCTCAAAAGGAAAGATTTAGCAAATCTTGAGGTGCCACATGAGTTACCTACCAAACAAGATGGCAGTGGTGTCAAGGGttatgaagagaaactcaatgGGAATCTCAGGCCTCATGGAGACAACAGGACTGCTGGAAGGCCAGGCAAAGAAAACATCAATGACGAGCCTGTGGATATGAGTGCTCGACGGAG TGAGCCAGACCGAGGAAGGCTGACTCCTTCCCCAGACATAATTGTTTTGTCTGATAATGAGGCTTCCAGTCCCCGGTCCAGCTCCCGGATGGAAGAAAGACTCAAAGCAGCCAACCTAGAGATGTTTAAG GGGAAAGGCATTGAGGAACGGCAGCAGCTTATCAAGCAGCTGAGGGATGAGCTACGTTTGGAAGAAGCTCGTCTGGTGCTGttaaagaaactaagacagagtcAACTACAAAAAGAGAATGTAGTCCAAAAG ACTCCAGTTGTACAAAATGCAGCATCTATTGTTCAGCCATCTCCTGCACATGTGGGACAGCAAGGCTTATCTAAGCTTCCCTCCCGGCCTGGGGCTCAAGGCATTGAACCTCAAAATTTGAGAACATTACAG GGTCACAGTGTCATCCGTTCAGCAACCAACACCACCCTTCCACACATGTTGATGTCTCAACGTGTTATTGCACCAAATCCAGCCCAACTTCAGAGTCAACGGGGGCCACCGAAACCTGGCATTGTACGCACCACAACACCTAACATGAATCCCGCCATCAGTTACCAACCA TCAAGTTCTTCTGTTCCCTGTCAGCGCACAACATCTTCTGCCATCTATATGAACCTCGCCTCCCATATCCAGCCAGGGACTGTGAACAGAGTGTCCTCACCACTTCCTAGCCCCAGTGCCATGAGTGATGCTGCCAACTCACAGGCTGCAGCCAAATTGGCTCTTCGAAAACAGCTGGAAAAGACACTCCTGGAGATACCACCTCCAAAACCTCCTGCTCCcttgcttcacttcctgcctagTGCAGCCAATAGCGAGTTCATCTACATGGTAGGCTTGGAAGAAGTCGTACAGAGTGTCATTGACAGCCAAG GCAAAAACTGTGCCTCACTTCTGAGGGTCGAACCCTTTGTATGTGCCCAGTGCCGCACAGATTTCACCCCTCACTGGAAGCAAGAAAAGAATGGTAAGATCCTCTGTGAGCAGTGTATGACTTCCAACCAGAAAAAGGCTCTCAAAGCTGAACACACCAACCGGCTGAAAAATGCTTTTGTTAAAGCCCTACAGCAGGAACAG GAAATTGAACAGCGATTACAGCAGCAGGCAGCACTCTCCCCTACTACAGCTCCAGCTGTATCCAGTGTCAGTAAACAGGAGACCATCATGAGACATCATACACTTCGGCAG GCTCCACAGCCCCAGAGCAGCCTCCAGCGTGGTATACCCACATCTGCCCGCTCCATGCTTTCAAACTTTGCACAGGCACCCCAGTTGTCTGTGCCAGGTGGCCTCCTTGGTATGCCAG GTGTCAACATTGCATATTTGAACACTGGCATCGGAGGACATAAAGCCCCCAGTTTGGCAGACCGGCAGCGTGAATACCTTTTAGACATGATCCCTCCCCGGTCTATATCTCAGTCCATCAGTGGACAGAAATAA
- the Gatad2b gene encoding transcriptional repressor p66-beta isoform X1, with protein sequence MDRMTEDALRLNLLKRSLDPADERDDVLAKRLKMEGHEAMERLKMLALLKRKDLANLEVPHELPTKQDGSGVKGYEEKLNGNLRPHGDNRTAGRPGKENINDEPVDMSARRSEPDRGRLTPSPDIIVLSDNEASSPRSSSRMEERLKAANLEMFKGKGIEERQQLIKQLRDELRLEEARLVLLKKLRQSQLQKENVVQKTPVVQNAASIVQPSPAHVGQQGLSKLPSRPGAQGIEPQNLRTLQGHSVIRSATNTTLPHMLMSQRVIAPNPAQLQSQRGPPKPGIVRTTTPNMNPAISYQPQSSSSVPCQRTTSSAIYMNLASHIQPGTVNRVSSPLPSPSAMSDAANSQAAAKLALRKQLEKTLLEIPPPKPPAPLLHFLPSAANSEFIYMVGLEEVVQSVIDSQGKNCASLLRVEPFVCAQCRTDFTPHWKQEKNGKILCEQCMTSNQKKALKAEHTNRLKNAFVKALQQEQEIEQRLQQQAALSPTTAPAVSSVSKQETIMRHHTLRQAPQPQSSLQRGIPTSARSMLSNFAQAPQLSVPGGLLGMPGVNIAYLNTGIGGHKAPSLADRQREYLLDMIPPRSISQSISGQK encoded by the exons ATGGATAGAATGACAGAAGATGCTCTTCGCCTGAATCTTTTGAAGAGGAGTTTGGACCCAGCAGATGAGCGAGATGATGTCTTGGCAAAACGACTCAAAATGGAGGGGCATGAGGCCATGGAACGTCTGAAAATGTTGGCACTTCTCAAAAGGAAAGATTTAGCAAATCTTGAGGTGCCACATGAGTTACCTACCAAACAAGATGGCAGTGGTGTCAAGGGttatgaagagaaactcaatgGGAATCTCAGGCCTCATGGAGACAACAGGACTGCTGGAAGGCCAGGCAAAGAAAACATCAATGACGAGCCTGTGGATATGAGTGCTCGACGGAG TGAGCCAGACCGAGGAAGGCTGACTCCTTCCCCAGACATAATTGTTTTGTCTGATAATGAGGCTTCCAGTCCCCGGTCCAGCTCCCGGATGGAAGAAAGACTCAAAGCAGCCAACCTAGAGATGTTTAAG GGGAAAGGCATTGAGGAACGGCAGCAGCTTATCAAGCAGCTGAGGGATGAGCTACGTTTGGAAGAAGCTCGTCTGGTGCTGttaaagaaactaagacagagtcAACTACAAAAAGAGAATGTAGTCCAAAAG ACTCCAGTTGTACAAAATGCAGCATCTATTGTTCAGCCATCTCCTGCACATGTGGGACAGCAAGGCTTATCTAAGCTTCCCTCCCGGCCTGGGGCTCAAGGCATTGAACCTCAAAATTTGAGAACATTACAG GGTCACAGTGTCATCCGTTCAGCAACCAACACCACCCTTCCACACATGTTGATGTCTCAACGTGTTATTGCACCAAATCCAGCCCAACTTCAGAGTCAACGGGGGCCACCGAAACCTGGCATTGTACGCACCACAACACCTAACATGAATCCCGCCATCAGTTACCAACCA CAGTCAAGTTCTTCTGTTCCCTGTCAGCGCACAACATCTTCTGCCATCTATATGAACCTCGCCTCCCATATCCAGCCAGGGACTGTGAACAGAGTGTCCTCACCACTTCCTAGCCCCAGTGCCATGAGTGATGCTGCCAACTCACAGGCTGCAGCCAAATTGGCTCTTCGAAAACAGCTGGAAAAGACACTCCTGGAGATACCACCTCCAAAACCTCCTGCTCCcttgcttcacttcctgcctagTGCAGCCAATAGCGAGTTCATCTACATGGTAGGCTTGGAAGAAGTCGTACAGAGTGTCATTGACAGCCAAG GCAAAAACTGTGCCTCACTTCTGAGGGTCGAACCCTTTGTATGTGCCCAGTGCCGCACAGATTTCACCCCTCACTGGAAGCAAGAAAAGAATGGTAAGATCCTCTGTGAGCAGTGTATGACTTCCAACCAGAAAAAGGCTCTCAAAGCTGAACACACCAACCGGCTGAAAAATGCTTTTGTTAAAGCCCTACAGCAGGAACAG GAAATTGAACAGCGATTACAGCAGCAGGCAGCACTCTCCCCTACTACAGCTCCAGCTGTATCCAGTGTCAGTAAACAGGAGACCATCATGAGACATCATACACTTCGGCAG GCTCCACAGCCCCAGAGCAGCCTCCAGCGTGGTATACCCACATCTGCCCGCTCCATGCTTTCAAACTTTGCACAGGCACCCCAGTTGTCTGTGCCAGGTGGCCTCCTTGGTATGCCAG GTGTCAACATTGCATATTTGAACACTGGCATCGGAGGACATAAAGCCCCCAGTTTGGCAGACCGGCAGCGTGAATACCTTTTAGACATGATCCCTCCCCGGTCTATATCTCAGTCCATCAGTGGACAGAAATAA